The genomic interval TTTCAAATCGGTTAGAAAGAGTCATAAATGTTGAATTAACATCCTGTACTGCTGAAGTCTGAAGCTTTAATGCTTTCAACTGCAAAATATAATTGTAGTATCTACTCTTAACTTCCTTTTCTAATTCAGCGTCATATGCCTGACGTTCTAATTGAGCGATTTTCAGGCTCGACTTAGCCGATTTTGATTGAAAAGGTTTCTGAAGAAAATCACCCAAGTTCAGAACGGCACTAAACTGAAATCCATTGTACAGATAAGGATTTGCTGGATTGATCGCGTCTTGGTCATCAGGTCTATAAAAATACGACGCGGAGAAGGGATCTAAGAACGAAATATTTGCCGCACTTAGGTCATTTTTGGCGATCTTTTCCTGCTCAGCCAAGATCTGGCGTTGAGGATAATATTCTTTAGCCATCTCAATATACTTTTGAAGTTGATTGTAGTTAATTTCATCCATCAAAGTTTCCTGTGCTCTGAGCGAAGGAATGATGGCTAAAATGAGTAGCGATAATATGAGTATTGTTTTTTTCATTGTCTTAGTTGTTTATAATTCGTTATTAAACTTTTTCTTTTTGCAATAATGCGGGTATGGTAGAACCGATGATTCGTAAATCGAACCAAATGGAGGAGTGCTGTACGTAGTAGTTGTCGAGTTCTCGCCGTTCTTGGTCTGACATGTCACTACGGCCTCTTTTGGTGACTTGCCAAAGTCCGGTAATGCCGGCCGGCCCTAAGAATCGCTGACACCACTCATTGGAGGTAAGCATTTTGGCCTCGTATAAGGGCAGCGGACGGTTGCCAACGATGGACATATCGCCTTTTAATACGTTGAACAGCTGCGGCAGTTCATCAATACTGGTATTCCTTAAAAAGTGACCGAATTTGGTAATCCGGGGATCGTTCTTGATCTTAACAAAGGCTGCCGGCTTAGTAGCATGGCCATTGGTGTACTGATCATATTGGTTTTTTTCTTTTTTTAACTTCTCCAGCTCTTTATCGGCTCCGCACTTCATGCTACGGAATTTGTAGAAATCAAAGATCTTGTAACCGGTACCGGCGCGTTTGCTTTTATAGAAGACCGGACCTGGTGAATCAAGCTTGATCAGTATGGCGACGATTAAAAACAAGGGCGACAGGATTAGAAGGGTAATGGCTGAAAAACAGATATCAAAAAGGCGCTTGAAGATAGGTATCTTATAAGGCTTCGGAGGCAACTGCTTTAATCGGTTTACATCTGACCGGATGAGTTTAAACTTCCGTAAAAATTGAAGCCGCTCATTGATATGGTCAATATCAAAAGGGTATTCGTAATAGTCTTCTACACGTAATTCTTTAGCTAATAGCCGATATCGGCTATCATGCCTGGCTGATAACAACACGATAATTAACCCGCATGTCAAAGAACTTCTTCTTAATCTTTTGATGACATCAAACACTTTCCCTCGCTCATCAACTTCCATAATCAATATTTCCGGAGTATCTAATAAATTCAATTGCCCCAGGTGTACTTCTAACTCGAGAAGGTTGTCATAAGACCGGATATTGAAGTGCCCGTCCAGTCCTTTTGAGACGTTCTTCTCAAATTGTTTTCCGGCATAGTACACCAGGTTGCGAAATGGTTGTTGATCAGTTATAGACACGCGCCATTCCATGTTCTTGTCTGCTTGCTATGATTTCGGAAACGGATGATTTTAGTTCAATGGGGTTGAAAGGTTTGGGGAAGAATCGATCTACCCCATAAGGCACCTCGGCAGCAATGGGATCGAAATCTCCGGTCTGGGAAAGAATGACAACCGGGATGTTACGGTACATGCCGCTCACCTTGATGGTTCTCAGGAAATCTTTTCCGCCGAAACCCTTGATTGCAAAGTCGAGAATAATCAGATCGGGGGTGTCGTTGTCCTCTAACCAGATCAGTGCTTCATAACAACTGCTGGCAAGAGCTATTTTATATTCTTTGCCTAATATAAAATGTAATAGCTCTAAGATTGAGGGTTCACCATCCACTACCAGTACGGTCCTTTTCATTGTGTGTTCTTTTTTCTTTGTTAATTATTTACAATACAAAGAACATCACTAATCGCTTAAGCTTTATAACCATTACTGGGTATTTTGCAGAAAGCGTGGGGAAAAATGGTGCTGTTTTATTGGTATTCTTCTAATAAACGGTGTTCTAGGGCGAATACAATCAGCTGAACGGTATTTTTGAAATTGGTTTTTCGCAGGATGTTTTTGCGGTGAACATCAACGGTGTGCTTACTAATAAAAAGTTCGTCGGCAATTTCGGTTGATGACTTCCCTTCGACCATCAACGCAACAATCCGAAGCTCGGCTTTAGACAGGGTTTGAAAGTCTTTGAGATGCTCGGAAACATTGGTATGGTTAGACTCTTTGGTCTTGAAAGCCATCTGTACGCTTACCAAAAGTTGTTGGTCTGTATAGGGCTTTAGAAGAAAGGCATTGGGATGGGTACCGAGTGCGTCTTTCAACAGTTGCTCATCGCCATGGGCTGTAACATAGATCAGGCGGAAGGCGTGGTTTTTACGGAGTTCTTGGATAACTTCAATACCGGTTTTTTCTCCGCGGAGACGGATATCGCATAAGATAAGGTCGGGTTTGTAACTTATAAAACTACGTATGGCAGATTCGTAGCGGTCGGCTACAGCGCAAACTTCATAGCCTTTGCTCTCTAAAAAAAAGGACATGCTTTGTGCGACAATAAACTCATCTTCCACGATCATTATTCTTTCCATGATATTTATTTATGTGTTTGTTTAATATTTAATGTTAAATCGAATGTTTATTTCGGTGCTCGGCTCATCGGTCTCTACGATAGAAAGGGTGCCGTCAAGTTGTTTGATGAGGATATCGATCAGCTCGGTGCTGAGTGTCTTTTTATTGCCTGACATAGAACCTGCAGACCGTAATTTGTAAAAAACGATGGATAGGGAAATCCTATTGAAATTTACATCATTACGGATTTCAATCCGCCGGTCGGTATCGAAGCTGTCATAAAGGGGACGGATGACTCCAGAAAAAATCTCATGTAACATAAGTCCCAGGGGCACGGCCTGGTCAGCGGTAAGCATGATGTCTTCTATTTCGGTATGAATGTCAAAGCTGACATCGGGATGTGCAAGGGAATGGTCAATCAGGTCCTTGACGTATTCACTGACGGATATTTGATTAAAAAAGTTGTCTTGATATAGTTTCTTATGAAGGAGAGACATGGATAAGAGTCTGTTTTTCCCTTCCTGCAAAGCAGTGATGGCTTCTGGATTTTTGGTACGGTAGGCTTGTAGGCTAAGAAGACTGGATATAACTTGCAGGTTGTTCTTGACCCGATGGTTGAGTTCCTTCAGAAGATCCTGGATCAGCTGGTTCTTTTCTTCGAGATAAAGGTTCTTTGTTCGGATGTTTTCGCGTTCTTTTTCAAATTCCTTGCGGACAACGTCCAGAACAAAATACATAATGATGATGATAAAAAAGACACTGGAGAAATTATCGATCAACCTTTCTTTGCCTGTGGGATAAGTAACGATCCAATCTGGATGATAGTATTGTAGGGTCAGAATGACGATGACACAAACCAGGTGAATCGCCATGACGATATAGGTCAGTATATGGGTAGTGGTCATAAAATAAACCATCATACTGAGAAGCAAAAGAGCAATGACTTTGCCGTCAGTGCCTGAATTATAGAAAAAACTGACACCCAGCAGGGATACCAAAATGATCGAACTCGATAAGACGACGGTCTGTGAATATCGGCGGCGTACTCTGGAAAAATAAAAGGTAATGACCAGGACAACAAATATGATGATAATCAGTACAATCTGAAATCGATGTTGGCTGTATATCATTCTTGACAGGAGATTAAGCAGGCAGATAAAAGCGGCAAAAAAAACGGACAAATTGAATATTCGGTGCCTCAACCCAAAATGTGGTGCTTGACCAGATATTTTTTCACTCAATGACATTCAGCGATAGCGGTTAAATCTAGTAATAATCGGTTCTTTAATTCGGGACACTAAAATAAAAGAATAAACATACTAACAAAATAACAGTTTTAAAAGGATGTGCACATACCTATTTATGGGTATTTACTAGCTGATTTTACCGCTGCTATCGGGGTCAGATTACCCATAGTTAAGTATTTGGGTATGGGTTGATTTAAAAGAACTTTACCAACGTAAAATTTATTAGAACAATAATTGAAATCGATATGAAAAGATCTTTACTGCTTTTTGTTATTTTTTCGGCATTGGGCTTTACTTCAACTACCAAAAGCCAGATGAATATCAAAGCGAACCCTGTCGCGTTGGGCATTCCGCATACGAAATGGGAGACGCCTGACACTCTTTCTAATAAGCTGATCAACATTGCTTTTTTTGGTGTGGACAGGCGGAGTACGAGTGACTTTGGCAATTCGGACATCATTATGGTGGTCAGCATCGACATGGAATCGAACAAGGTTAAATTGTCATCGATTATGCGGGATACCTACGTTTCCATTTATGCGCGGGGAAAGAATAAAATCAATGCGGCATATTTGGAGGGGGGACCGGGACTGGCGATACGTACGCTTAATGAAAACTTTGATCTGGCAATAAGGGATTATATCAGTGTTGACTTCTTCGGATCGGCGAAGATCATCCAGGCGCTCGGGGGAGTGGAAATTGATGTGAAGGAGGATGAGGTGGAATTCCTGAATAACTATCTCGGCGAAATAGCGGGGATTGACGGAATACCGGCTAATTTTGTAAAGAAGGCAGGTATGCAGCATCTGGACGGAAAGCAGGCGGTAGCCTATTCCAGGATTCGGGCTGTTGGCCGGGGTGATTATGGCAGGATTAACAGGCAAGCACTGGTGATGAGCGCGCTGATGAAAAGCGTTCAGGAGAAAAAGAATGACTTTATCGCAATCGTGTTGAAGGATATTGTTCCGAATATTGAAACTAACCTCGACTATGCTGAATTATTTGAAATAGGGACGAATCTATTGCAAGCAAAATCGAGATCCTTAGAGCACGTACGTTTTCCGTTGGATAATGCTAGCAAGGGTATAATGATCGACAAAATATGGTATCTTTCAGCTGACCTGGCAAAAACAACGCAGTCGCTTCATAACTATATCTATAAAGATGTTTATCCGGAATAGAATTATTCTTGGTTAGGAAGCGAGCTGCGGAAAAGATTATCCAGCTTCTTTGAAACGGATCAAGAAGTAATGTGATGCATAGTCTTTATGATATTCCATCGATCCATTGAGCTGCTGTATGAGTCCGCGCATTAGACGGATACCAGTGGTTTTGCTGGTTTGTACATCGATCGCATCATCCAACCCCGATCCGCTATCTGAATATTTGAGTTCGTATTCGCTTTCACCGATTTTATTGATGATGATTTCAATCTGATGGTTGTGCTCCCCACCTTCCATAAGCATGGTATCTTCATCGTTTGTTGAATAGTTGCCAGATCTGCTGACATTCGTTTCAGAGAAGGCGTATTTTAGCGAATTAGTGATCAGTTCGTTTACGATAAGCCCAACCGGCAATGAGGTGTCTGCATTGAGGAAGATATTGGTGCCTTTAATATTGAGGTCTAAAGTGTCTAGGAACGACCCATCTACATTGTAAATTTCAAATAGCGACTCCCCTATTTCTTTGATGAAATCACTCATACGGATACGATTGAGGCTCTTTTGACTGTAGAGGGTGTTGTGGATAATGGAGATAGTCTTCAAACGGCTTTTACTTTTCTCAATCAAGTTAATCACCTCTGGATGATGAATATTCCGGGCCTGGATACTAAATAGGCTACTGATAATCTGAAGATTGTTTTTCACACGGTGGTGAATTTCCCGTAGAAGGGTTTCGTTGTATTCGTTCAATTGCCGTAAAGTAGAAAATTGTCTTTCAATCTTCTCGTTCTTGAGATTGAGAATACGTTCGTTTTTTGCTTTCTCGCGTAAACGACCGTAAACAACCACACAAAGAATAACAGCGAGGATGAGAATGCCGATTAAACCCTGACGAAAATATTTTGCATGGACTAATTCAAGATTCTGCAGTTCAATTTGCTGCATTCGCTTTTCGGACTCATATTTTTGACGCAAATCGGCATCGAGGTTCATACGCTCGCGGGAGTAAAGACTGTCATCCATCGCTGCATATTGTTTGTAGATGCTGTCTGCCTTGGCGCGGTCTCCCAGCAAATAGTAAAGTCGGAAAAGCAGATCGGACATATGAAATACTCCCTGCGTCTGACCGCCTAGCCGCAATAATTCACTAGCTTCTTCTGCATGGACCAATGACTCTTCAAACTTATCCTGAAGGTAATAGGCTTCTGAAAGCAATTTTGCATAATTGGCTTTCATTAAGTTATCGGAGTTTTCGTTAAGGAGAGGTTCAATTTCAGCAAGCACCTGCTGAATTTTTAAAGGCTCTTCGATTTCCCTGTAAACCTGAGCGAGCGTAAACAAGGCCCGCATCTGATTATAGGTACTATGAATAGCTTTAAATTCTTCTGCCGAACGTTGACTATATTCGATGGCCTCACCAGACTCCCCTTTGTTATTATACGAAATGCTGTATTGAAGATAAACATGACCAAGCAGGTTTCTATCATCCAATTGCCGGGCTGAGGTTTCCGCTTGTTGAAGGTATTTGATGGCCTCATCGTACTCACGCGTATAATCATTGTGGTGCATGGCCAGAACAATGGTATTGCGAACAAGAGCTGCGGGGTTTTTATATTCTTCGGCTAACTTTAGTGCTTCTATAAGATGACGCAAACCTTCTTGAGGCTGGCTTTTTTTGATAAAAAGCAGGCCTAAACGACCGTAGGCATCAGGAATATTTTCAGTTTTATCAAGGATATGGAAGAGCGTATTGGCCTTATTGAGGTAGAGTATGGCCGAATCAACCTGCATCATACGGTCAAACAGGCAGCCTTTGTAAAAGTAACCATCGGCAATGCCCGCTTGGTCTTTCCTATGTAAAGAGAGCTGAAATCCCCGATCAATCAAGGATTTTGCTTCATTCAGATTTTCGTTAATTTTTTTAAAACCTTCTTTGTAAAGTTCCTCAATGTCATTTTTTGTTTGAGAAGCATGCCCTATCCCCCCAAGCAGAATCACCAAGCCGATCGTCAAAAAATATTTCATGGAAGGTTTATAATCCCCTGTGTAACATTATTGCAATATATGCATTAATTTTTGATTAGACTGCCAAATATAGGGAATATTTTTCTAATGATTATCTTTGAAAAAAAACTAATAACAGACATTGATTGTTAACATTAAATTAACATTGGTTTAACTTTCTATAAACACTCTCTTAATATCTTTGCAGCGAGATGCAGCTAAAAAAAACTCTTATACAGCGAATTGGGCTAATCGTCTTTTTAGGCCTCTTTTCTTCCTGTTTTAAAACCTACGAGGGCAAAATCAACATTGACGGTTCAAGCACGGTATACCCTTTGACAGAAGCGGTATCAGAGGAATTCCGAGAGGTACGACCAGACATCCGGGTGACGGTGGGGGTATCAGGTACGGGAGGTGGATTTAAGAAATTTCTGCGCGGTGAGCTGGATATCAGCAACGCATCCCGGCCTATCAGTGCTTCGGAAATAGCGGGGGCAAAAGAAGCGAATATTGAGTTCATCGAATTACCGGTTTCTTATGATGGCCTAGCAGTAGTCATTAGTCCGCAAAACGATTTTGTCGACTATCTTACTGTAGCGGAACTGCACAAAATGTGGGCACCAGAGAGCCAGGGTAAAATTACACGATGGAATCAGATTAGAGCGGAATGGCCTGACAGACCCTTGAATTTATATGGGGCTGGCACATCGTCTGGCACCTACGATTATTTTACGGAAGCAATTAACGGAAAAGCAAAGGCTTCAAGGGGCGATTATACAGCAAGTGAAGATGATAATGTGTTGGTGCAGGGTGTATCGACAGATGTGAATGGCTTGGGTTATTTTGGTCTGGCTTATTATACGGAAAATGCCGATAAATTAAAATTGGTTCCAATTAAGGTAGATGAGAACAGCGAAGCAGTGCTCCCTTCTGACGAAACAGTTCAGAACGGTAGTTACCAGCCTTTGGCGCGACCAGAATTTATCTATGTAAATAAGAGTTCCGCAGAACTGCCTTATGTGCAGGAATATGTTAAGTTCTATATGGAAAATGCGGGAGCGCTGGCGAAAGAAGTGGGCTATGTGGCCCTTCCGGCAGAGGTATATAAATTATCCTACGAAAACTTTAAAAATCTAAAAACAGGTTCTATCTTTGAAGACAAATCAATCGTAGGGGCAAATCTTTTAGAATTGTTAAAAAACCAGACTGACTAAGAAATGGCAAAATCACCTGTTAAATCTGAGAGATTCATTGAGGCCTTAATGATTGTCTGCAGTTTAATCTCGGTACTGACCACGATTGGGATTATCCTGGTTCTATCTATCGACACAGTAAAGTTCTTTGCTGAAGTATCAATTATCGATTTTATTACGGATTTGGAGTGGACACCGTTGTTTGAGGATCAGCATTTCGGTATCCTACCCCTACTTTCGGGAACGATTTTAACAACATTGATCGCTACCTTGCTGGCTGTTCCGGTAGGCGTAAGCATTGCGGTATACCTGAACGAATATGCGTCAAAAAAGTTTACAGCAGCAGTTAAACCAATACTTGAGGTACTGGCTGCGATCCCAACTGTAGTATATGGTTTTTTCGCATTGCAATTTGTGACTCCTCTCCTTCAGACCTTTATTCCGGGACTCGCTGGGTTCAACGCATTATCACCCGGAATTGTGATGGGTATCATGATCATCCCCTACATTACTTCACTAAGTGAAGATGCTTTGCGCGCGGTGCCGAAAGGTCTGCGGGAAGCTAGTTATGGTTTAGGGGCGAATAAATTACAAACGGCGTTTAGGGTAATCGTACCTGCAGCAAGTTCGGGAATCATCGTGTCCATCATCCTGGCTATCTCCCGAGCATTGGGAGAAACGATGATCGTAGCGATCGCTGCTGGCCAACAACCGAATCTGACTTTAAATCCGTTGGAACCGGTTGAGACAATTACAACCTATATTGTGCAAGTGAGCATGGGTGACGTTCCACAGGATTCATTAGAGTACAGAACGATTTTTGCTGCGGGGATAACCTTGTTTGCATTTACGTTCTTATTGAATAATATTTCATTCTGGATTCAAAAAAAATATCAAAACCGCTATGACTAAACAGCCTCTCGTTTCTGCAAAAACGAAAGACAGGCTCTTTCGGATTTATGCGATTGCTTGCACAAGCTTCGCATTGCTCATGTTAGCAGTTTTATTGATCGATATCCTGATAAAAGGAGTTACACGTCTGGACTGGTCGTTCTTTATGAACTTGCCGTCGCGACACCCAGAACAAGCGGGTATCTATACAGCGCTGGCAGGAATGGTTAGCCTCTTGCTATTTACACTGATTGTCGCTCTGCCAATCGGGATTTTGGCAGGTATTTATTTGCAGGAATATGGACAGAAGAATCGTCTCGCTAAGTTTATTGAAATCAACATATCCAATCTGGCAGGGGTTCCCTCGGTAATCTATGGGATCCTGGGCTTGCAGGTCTTCGTAAGAATGGCTAATTTAGGAAATAGCATTTTAGCTGGTTCACTGACGTTGTCATTATTGATCATGCCGATTATTATTGTGTCAACAAGGGAGGCAATTAAGGCTGTACCAGACTCGTTAAGACAGGCCGCTTATGGGTTGGGGGCAACAAAATGGCAAACCATTAGAAGGGTGGTGTTACCTGCTTCATTTGGTGGGATCATGACGGGGATTATCTTATCAACGTCACGGGCCATCGGCGAAACAGCTCCATTAATCGTAGTGGGTGCGTTGGCCTATGTCCCTTTTATACCTGAAGGGCCGTTGGATCAATATACGTCATTGCCTATTCAAATATTTAACTGGACAACACGACCACAACATGGTTTTGTTATCAATGCGGCAGCAGGAATTATCGTGTTGCTATTATTCACCTTTATATTAAATGGTATTGCTATCTATTTAAGGAACAAATGGTACAAAAAAACAAGTCAGTAAAGGAGTTAAATCCGAATTATAAACTGGAAACAAGGAAGTTAAATCTTTACTATGGACCGAAACACGCTCTGAAGGATGTTTCGATCCAAATGATGGCGAATACAGTAACGGCTTTCATCGGGCCATCGGGCTGCGGTAAATCAACTTTCTTAAGATGTTTCAACCGGATGAACGACCTGATCGAAAGTGCAAGAATTGAAGGGGAAGTTCTAGTCGATAATGTAGATATCTATAAGAATGAAATTGATATCTACGAATATCGTAAAAAGGTGGGAATGGTGTTCCAAAAGCCTAACCCCTTTCCGAAAACAATCTATGAGAATGTTGCCTTTGGTCTCCGGATCAATGGTGAAAAGTCTAAAGAATATATCGATGAAACAGTCGAAAATGCATTGAAGCAGGCTGCTCTATGGGATGAAGTGAAAGATAATCTGCACAAATCAGCAATGGCACTTTCGGGTGGACAGCAGCAGCGCCTTTGTATTGCACGCGCAGTTGCGGTAAAACCATCGGTTTTATTAATGGATGAACCAGCGTCAGCACTTGACCCGATATCAACTACAAAGATTGAGGAACTGATTCACACATTGAAAAATGACTATACGATTGTGATCGTTACGCATAATATGCAACAGGCTGCTAGGATTAGTGATAAAACTGCGTATTTTTACTTAGGGGAATTGATTGAATATGATTTAACGGAGAAAATATTCACGAACCCCGCAAAGGAACAGACAGAAAACTATATTACCGGTAGGTTCGGATAATCCGGAAGCAATTAGCTGGTTGCATAGTAGGGTACAATTTTAAGAACAGTTATTTATGATACATCTGGATAAAGAATTGGAGCAGTTAAAGAAGACCACAATCAATATGTGGGTGCTCGTTGAATCTCAAATTGAGAAAGCCTATCAGGCGCTA from Pedobacter indicus carries:
- a CDS encoding TolC family protein, with the protein product MKKTILILSLLILAIIPSLRAQETLMDEINYNQLQKYIEMAKEYYPQRQILAEQEKIAKNDLSAANISFLDPFSASYFYRPDDQDAINPANPYLYNGFQFSAVLNLGDFLQKPFQSKSAKSSLKIAQLERQAYDAELEKEVKSRYYNYILQLKALKLQTSAVQDVNSTFMTLSNRFEKGEVTIEEYNDARVTLVETNTQKIQTELSYLEAKDSLEEIIGSKVSNSLTDPK
- a CDS encoding sugar transferase; amino-acid sequence: MEWRVSITDQQPFRNLVYYAGKQFEKNVSKGLDGHFNIRSYDNLLELEVHLGQLNLLDTPEILIMEVDERGKVFDVIKRLRRSSLTCGLIIVLLSARHDSRYRLLAKELRVEDYYEYPFDIDHINERLQFLRKFKLIRSDVNRLKQLPPKPYKIPIFKRLFDICFSAITLLILSPLFLIVAILIKLDSPGPVFYKSKRAGTGYKIFDFYKFRSMKCGADKELEKLKKEKNQYDQYTNGHATKPAAFVKIKNDPRITKFGHFLRNTSIDELPQLFNVLKGDMSIVGNRPLPLYEAKMLTSNEWCQRFLGPAGITGLWQVTKRGRSDMSDQERRELDNYYVQHSSIWFDLRIIGSTIPALLQKEKV
- a CDS encoding response regulator; protein product: MKRTVLVVDGEPSILELLHFILGKEYKIALASSCYEALIWLEDNDTPDLIILDFAIKGFGGKDFLRTIKVSGMYRNIPVVILSQTGDFDPIAAEVPYGVDRFFPKPFNPIELKSSVSEIIASRQEHGMARVYN
- a CDS encoding response regulator transcription factor, translated to MERIMIVEDEFIVAQSMSFFLESKGYEVCAVADRYESAIRSFISYKPDLILCDIRLRGEKTGIEVIQELRKNHAFRLIYVTAHGDEQLLKDALGTHPNAFLLKPYTDQQLLVSVQMAFKTKESNHTNVSEHLKDFQTLSKAELRIVALMVEGKSSTEIADELFISKHTVDVHRKNILRKTNFKNTVQLIVFALEHRLLEEYQ
- a CDS encoding sensor histidine kinase, translating into MIYSQHRFQIVLIIIIFVVLVITFYFSRVRRRYSQTVVLSSSIILVSLLGVSFFYNSGTDGKVIALLLLSMMVYFMTTTHILTYIVMAIHLVCVIVILTLQYYHPDWIVTYPTGKERLIDNFSSVFFIIIIMYFVLDVVRKEFEKERENIRTKNLYLEEKNQLIQDLLKELNHRVKNNLQVISSLLSLQAYRTKNPEAITALQEGKNRLLSMSLLHKKLYQDNFFNQISVSEYVKDLIDHSLAHPDVSFDIHTEIEDIMLTADQAVPLGLMLHEIFSGVIRPLYDSFDTDRRIEIRNDVNFNRISLSIVFYKLRSAGSMSGNKKTLSTELIDILIKQLDGTLSIVETDEPSTEINIRFNIKY
- a CDS encoding LCP family protein → MKRSLLLFVIFSALGFTSTTKSQMNIKANPVALGIPHTKWETPDTLSNKLINIAFFGVDRRSTSDFGNSDIIMVVSIDMESNKVKLSSIMRDTYVSIYARGKNKINAAYLEGGPGLAIRTLNENFDLAIRDYISVDFFGSAKIIQALGGVEIDVKEDEVEFLNNYLGEIAGIDGIPANFVKKAGMQHLDGKQAVAYSRIRAVGRGDYGRINRQALVMSALMKSVQEKKNDFIAIVLKDIVPNIETNLDYAELFEIGTNLLQAKSRSLEHVRFPLDNASKGIMIDKIWYLSADLAKTTQSLHNYIYKDVYPE
- a CDS encoding sensor histidine kinase translates to MKYFLTIGLVILLGGIGHASQTKNDIEELYKEGFKKINENLNEAKSLIDRGFQLSLHRKDQAGIADGYFYKGCLFDRMMQVDSAILYLNKANTLFHILDKTENIPDAYGRLGLLFIKKSQPQEGLRHLIEALKLAEEYKNPAALVRNTIVLAMHHNDYTREYDEAIKYLQQAETSARQLDDRNLLGHVYLQYSISYNNKGESGEAIEYSQRSAEEFKAIHSTYNQMRALFTLAQVYREIEEPLKIQQVLAEIEPLLNENSDNLMKANYAKLLSEAYYLQDKFEESLVHAEEASELLRLGGQTQGVFHMSDLLFRLYYLLGDRAKADSIYKQYAAMDDSLYSRERMNLDADLRQKYESEKRMQQIELQNLELVHAKYFRQGLIGILILAVILCVVVYGRLREKAKNERILNLKNEKIERQFSTLRQLNEYNETLLREIHHRVKNNLQIISSLFSIQARNIHHPEVINLIEKSKSRLKTISIIHNTLYSQKSLNRIRMSDFIKEIGESLFEIYNVDGSFLDTLDLNIKGTNIFLNADTSLPVGLIVNELITNSLKYAFSETNVSRSGNYSTNDEDTMLMEGGEHNHQIEIIINKIGESEYELKYSDSGSGLDDAIDVQTSKTTGIRLMRGLIQQLNGSMEYHKDYASHYFLIRFKEAG
- a CDS encoding PstS family phosphate ABC transporter substrate-binding protein, which codes for MQLKKTLIQRIGLIVFLGLFSSCFKTYEGKINIDGSSTVYPLTEAVSEEFREVRPDIRVTVGVSGTGGGFKKFLRGELDISNASRPISASEIAGAKEANIEFIELPVSYDGLAVVISPQNDFVDYLTVAELHKMWAPESQGKITRWNQIRAEWPDRPLNLYGAGTSSGTYDYFTEAINGKAKASRGDYTASEDDNVLVQGVSTDVNGLGYFGLAYYTENADKLKLVPIKVDENSEAVLPSDETVQNGSYQPLARPEFIYVNKSSAELPYVQEYVKFYMENAGALAKEVGYVALPAEVYKLSYENFKNLKTGSIFEDKSIVGANLLELLKNQTD
- the pstC gene encoding phosphate ABC transporter permease subunit PstC — protein: MAKSPVKSERFIEALMIVCSLISVLTTIGIILVLSIDTVKFFAEVSIIDFITDLEWTPLFEDQHFGILPLLSGTILTTLIATLLAVPVGVSIAVYLNEYASKKFTAAVKPILEVLAAIPTVVYGFFALQFVTPLLQTFIPGLAGFNALSPGIVMGIMIIPYITSLSEDALRAVPKGLREASYGLGANKLQTAFRVIVPAASSGIIVSIILAISRALGETMIVAIAAGQQPNLTLNPLEPVETITTYIVQVSMGDVPQDSLEYRTIFAAGITLFAFTFLLNNISFWIQKKYQNRYD
- the pstA gene encoding phosphate ABC transporter permease PstA codes for the protein MTKQPLVSAKTKDRLFRIYAIACTSFALLMLAVLLIDILIKGVTRLDWSFFMNLPSRHPEQAGIYTALAGMVSLLLFTLIVALPIGILAGIYLQEYGQKNRLAKFIEINISNLAGVPSVIYGILGLQVFVRMANLGNSILAGSLTLSLLIMPIIIVSTREAIKAVPDSLRQAAYGLGATKWQTIRRVVLPASFGGIMTGIILSTSRAIGETAPLIVVGALAYVPFIPEGPLDQYTSLPIQIFNWTTRPQHGFVINAAAGIIVLLLFTFILNGIAIYLRNKWYKKTSQ
- the pstB gene encoding phosphate ABC transporter ATP-binding protein PstB → MVQKNKSVKELNPNYKLETRKLNLYYGPKHALKDVSIQMMANTVTAFIGPSGCGKSTFLRCFNRMNDLIESARIEGEVLVDNVDIYKNEIDIYEYRKKVGMVFQKPNPFPKTIYENVAFGLRINGEKSKEYIDETVENALKQAALWDEVKDNLHKSAMALSGGQQQRLCIARAVAVKPSVLLMDEPASALDPISTTKIEELIHTLKNDYTIVIVTHNMQQAARISDKTAYFYLGELIEYDLTEKIFTNPAKEQTENYITGRFG